One region of Triticum aestivum cultivar Chinese Spring chromosome 6B, IWGSC CS RefSeq v2.1, whole genome shotgun sequence genomic DNA includes:
- the LOC123135308 gene encoding premnaspirodiene oxygenase-like → MADILYQSLLISAVAVVLLHILRLSLQPKVRNPPGPWKLRVIGSMHHLVNVLPHRALRALASIHGPLMMLQLGETPLVVVSSREMAREVLRTHDANFATRPRLLTGELLVYGHSDIVFSPSGTYWRKLRQLCAAEILSPSRVRSIHHIREQETRSHVENIHAAGPSTQVDVTMTFFELTSSIVSRASFGNKHRNVQEFLSAIKSGGALAGGFKIPDLFPTWRSVLAMVTDMRRTLEDVHRTLDSTLEEVIQERQGVRDRVGSSSWASAVEENLVDVLMGLQEKGGIGFHLNRNNIKGVILDLFVAGTGTLTSSLDWGMSELVRNPRVMDKLQCKIREAFRGKAAISEGDIEARDLPHLKLVVKENIRLHPSVPLLVPRESVDPCQVNGYMIPAGSRVVVNVWAIGRDPRYWEDVEEFKPERFEDSSLDFMGSNYEFLPFGSGRRMCPGISYGLAVLQMAFVQLCYHFNWSLPEGISEVDMTEGGGLGLRRKSPLRLCATPFIPESMSAV, encoded by the exons ATGGCCGATATCTTGTACCAATCCCTCCTAATCTCGGCCGTCGCCGTGGTGCTACTCCACATCCTTAGGCTCTCTCTGCAGCCCAAGGTGAGGAACCCGCCAGGTCCATGGAAGCTGCGGGTCATCGGCAGCATGCACCACCTCGTGAATGTGCTCCCGCACCGTGCCCTCAGGGCTCTCGCCAGCATACACGGCCCACTCATGATGCTCCAGCTCGGGGAGACCCCTCTCGTCGTCGTGTCGTCAAGGGAGATGGCCCGCGAGGTGCTCAGGACGCACGACGCCAACTTCGCCACCCGCCCCAGGCTCCTCACCGGTGAGCTGCTGGTCTACGG ACACTCTGACATCGTCTTTTCGCCATCTGGCACGTACTGGCGCAAGCTCCGGCAGCTCTGCGCCGCCGAAATACTGAGCCCGAGTCGTGTTCGTTCTATCCACCATATTAGGGAGCAAGAG ACGAGGAGTCACGTGGAAAACATTCATGCGGCCGGGCCATCAACGCAGGTGGACGTCACCATGACTTTCTTCGAACTAACGAGTAGTATCGTCTCCCGCGCATCCTTCGGGAACAAGCACAGAAACGTCCAGGAGTTCCTGTCGGCGATAAAGTCCGGGGGCGCACTGGCCGGCGGTTTCAAAATCCCCGATCTCTTCCCAACATGGCGGTCCGTGCTCGCTATGGTGACCGACATGCGCCGCACCCTGGAGGATGTGCACAGGACGTTGGACTCCACCCTGGAGGAGGTCATACAAGAGAGGCAAGGTGTTCGAGACAGGGTTGGATCCAGTTCATGGGCCTCGGCCGTCGAGGAGAACCTGGTCGACGTTCTCATGGGACTGCAAGAGAAAGGTGGCATCGGTTTCCACCTAAATAGAAACAACATAAAGGGTGTCATACTTGACTTGTTCGTGGCTGGAACTGGCACATTGACGTCATCACTAGATTGGGGCATGTCTGAGTTGGTGCGGAACCCAAGGGTGATGGACAAGCTACAGTGCAAGATTCGGGAGGCGTTCCGTGGCAAGGCGGCCATTAGTGAGGGTGACATCGAGGCAAGGGACCTCCCCCATTTGAAGCTTGTGGTCAAGGAGAACATCCGGCTGCACCCGTCAGTGCCACTCCTGGTGCCCCGGGAGAGCGTGGACCCTTGTCAGGTCAACGGATACATGATTCCCGCCGGTTCGCGCGTCGTTGTAAATGTGTGGGCTATTGGGAGAGATCCAAGGTATTGGGAGGATGTCGAGGAATTCAAGCCCGAGCGGTTTGAGGACAGCTCCCTCGATTTCATGGGGAGCAACTATGAGTTTCTACCATTCGGGTCCGGCCGGAGGATGTGCCCCGGCATTTCCTACGGGCTCGCCGTCTTGCAAATGGCCTTCGTTCAGCTCTGCTACCACTTCAACTGGTCCCTGCCTGAGGGCATCTCCGAGGTTGACATGACAGAGGGGGGTGGCCTCGGTCTGCGCCGCAAGTCGCCACTGCGGCTCTGTGCCACGCCATTCATCCCTGAGTCAATGTCTGCAGTATAA